One bacterium DNA window includes the following coding sequences:
- the bshB1 gene encoding bacillithiol biosynthesis deacetylase BshB1: MAHVLVVGAHPDDAEIGMGGTIGALVRRGDTVTLLDLTDGEPTPMGSPERRRAESEAAARVLGVERRITLPLPNRYLMDTLENRVAVAEVIRETRPDVVCAPYWVDAHPDHVAAERLAEAARFYAKLTRTDMRGTPYYPERILHFFCTHYRLQVVPAFIVDVSEHMERKLEAVACYRSQFNEERGNLAILETIRSVAAYWGSRIRRPYGEPFASKEPIGVRTLGDLL, translated from the coding sequence GTGGCGCACGTCCTCGTAGTCGGGGCGCATCCCGACGACGCGGAAATCGGCATGGGGGGCACGATCGGCGCGCTCGTGCGGCGCGGCGACACCGTCACGCTCCTCGATCTCACCGACGGCGAGCCGACGCCGATGGGCTCGCCGGAGCGACGCCGTGCCGAGAGCGAGGCAGCCGCGCGCGTCCTCGGCGTCGAACGCCGGATCACGCTGCCCCTGCCGAACCGCTATCTCATGGATACCCTCGAGAACCGCGTCGCGGTCGCCGAGGTGATCCGGGAGACGCGGCCGGACGTGGTGTGCGCGCCCTACTGGGTGGACGCCCATCCCGACCACGTCGCGGCGGAGCGGCTCGCCGAGGCCGCGCGCTTCTACGCCAAGCTGACGCGCACCGACATGCGCGGGACGCCGTACTACCCGGAGCGCATCCTGCATTTCTTCTGTACGCACTACCGGCTGCAGGTCGTCCCGGCGTTTATCGTGGACGTGTCCGAGCACATGGAGCGCAAACTGGAGGCGGTGGCGTGCTACCGCTCGCAGTTCAACGAGGAGCGCGGCAATCTCGCGATTCTCGAGACGATCCGGTCGGTGGCGGCCTACTGGGGCAGCCGTATCCGGCGCCCCTACGGCGAGCCGTTCGCGAGCAAAGAGCCGATCGGCGTCCGCACGCTCGGAGATCTGCTCTGA
- the hemB gene encoding porphobilinogen synthase, giving the protein MGFPERRLRRLRRTDRLRDMIRETALAPADFVAPLFVKEGVPRPVPIPSMPGQVQHTASSVVEECGALAETGVAAIMLFGIPARKDETGTPAWDAEGIVQQTLRRVRREVGDRLVLIPDLCLCEYTSHGHCGVLVDGAVDNDATVQAYARIAVSYAEAGADLVAPSGMMDGQVGAIRRTLDAAGGTHVGILAYAAKYASAFFEPFRYAAESAPQFGDRAGYQLDPANVDEALREVRLDIEEGADIVMVKPALPYLDVIARVKTTFGVPTAAYHVSGEYAMLTAASANGWLDESRAMWEVLTAIRRAGADLILTYFARAAAERLRRG; this is encoded by the coding sequence ATGGGATTTCCCGAGCGGCGGCTCCGCCGCCTCCGGCGCACCGATCGTCTGCGCGACATGATCCGCGAAACGGCCCTGGCGCCGGCGGATTTCGTCGCGCCGCTGTTCGTGAAGGAAGGCGTGCCGAGGCCGGTGCCGATTCCGTCGATGCCGGGCCAGGTGCAGCACACCGCGTCCAGTGTCGTGGAGGAATGTGGCGCGCTCGCCGAGACCGGTGTGGCGGCGATCATGCTCTTTGGAATTCCGGCCCGCAAGGACGAGACCGGCACGCCGGCGTGGGACGCCGAGGGCATCGTCCAGCAGACGCTGCGGCGCGTGCGCCGCGAGGTCGGCGACCGGCTCGTGCTCATCCCGGATCTCTGCCTCTGCGAGTACACGTCGCACGGGCACTGCGGCGTCCTCGTGGACGGCGCGGTGGACAACGACGCAACCGTGCAGGCCTACGCGCGGATCGCGGTCTCGTACGCGGAGGCGGGGGCGGATCTCGTTGCCCCGTCCGGCATGATGGACGGGCAGGTTGGCGCGATCCGACGGACGCTGGACGCCGCGGGCGGGACCCACGTCGGGATCCTGGCCTACGCGGCCAAGTACGCGTCCGCCTTCTTCGAGCCGTTCCGGTACGCGGCCGAGAGCGCCCCGCAGTTCGGCGACCGCGCCGGGTATCAGCTCGACCCGGCCAACGTGGACGAAGCGCTGCGCGAGGTGCGGCTGGACATCGAGGAAGGCGCGGACATCGTGATGGTCAAGCCCGCGCTGCCGTATTTGGACGTCATCGCGCGGGTCAAGACGACCTTCGGGGTGCCGACCGCGGCCTACCACGTGAGCGGCGAGTACGCGATGCTCACGGCCGCGTCTGCGAACGGCTGGCTCGACGAGTCCCGCGCCATGTGGGAAGTGCTGACGGCGATCCGCCGCGCGGGCGCCGATCTGATCCTCACCTATTTCGCCCGCGCCGCCGCGGAGCGCCTGCGCCGCGGCTGA
- a CDS encoding glycosyltransferase family 2 protein, whose protein sequence is MPLYNEAATLAGVLDEVRRHAAARILVVDDGSTDGSAGILRAAGPRVADLEVLTHAQNEGYGQSLIDGFRYALDGGFDVAVTIDCDRQHEPRLIPEFLDAVRWFDIVSGSRYHPEAPGAGDPAPPDRQRLNEDITRIVNELTGFRLTDAWCGFKAYRVPGLARMRLDERSYGLPLQVWLQAARLGLSVTELPVPRIYKNPDRRFWGGLDDPDARRTYYLSIIDREVSRWRTSS, encoded by the coding sequence ATGCCGCTCTACAACGAGGCGGCCACGCTAGCCGGCGTCCTCGATGAGGTACGCCGCCACGCCGCGGCGCGCATCCTCGTCGTCGACGACGGGTCGACCGACGGCTCGGCCGGGATCCTACGGGCTGCCGGGCCGCGCGTCGCGGACCTCGAGGTGCTCACCCACGCCCAGAACGAGGGATACGGTCAATCGCTGATCGACGGCTTCCGCTACGCGCTCGACGGCGGGTTCGACGTGGCCGTGACGATCGACTGCGACCGGCAGCACGAGCCGCGGCTGATTCCCGAGTTTCTGGACGCGGTCCGGTGGTTTGACATCGTGTCCGGCAGCCGGTATCATCCGGAAGCGCCCGGCGCCGGGGATCCTGCGCCGCCGGACCGGCAGCGGCTCAACGAAGACATCACCCGGATCGTCAACGAGCTCACGGGGTTCCGGCTGACCGACGCGTGGTGCGGGTTCAAGGCCTACCGTGTGCCCGGTCTGGCCCGCATGCGCCTCGACGAGCGGAGCTACGGCCTGCCACTGCAGGTGTGGCTGCAGGCGGCGCGATTGGGCCTGAGCGTGACGGAGCTTCCCGTGCCGCGCATCTACAAGAATCCGGACCGCCGGTTCTGGGGCGGCCTCGACGATCCCGACGCGCGGCGGACATACTACTTGTCGATCATCGACCGGGAGGTGAGCCGGTGGCGCACGTCCTCGTAG